A genomic stretch from Bordetella sp. N includes:
- a CDS encoding helix-turn-helix domain-containing protein, whose translation MTTKPVSSASRKKNSAALSRTPAIQPPRARVMPMLELSFDVGPVVSVVRRHVKLSKQADEAIRSELADMLNHAVVQLRLTEYAAETSEDDPVLTTEKAAQLAGVSRPYMVKLIDSGVVQLHQKVGNQRRVLRSAIIRWQAAERKRQASALKRLAKDLDQEIFSS comes from the coding sequence ATGACCACCAAGCCCGTATCCTCCGCCTCGCGCAAAAAAAATAGCGCGGCCCTCAGTCGCACGCCAGCGATACAGCCGCCGCGTGCCCGCGTCATGCCTATGCTAGAGCTGTCCTTTGACGTCGGCCCCGTCGTATCGGTCGTTCGGCGCCATGTAAAGCTCAGCAAGCAGGCGGATGAGGCAATCAGAAGCGAGTTAGCCGACATGTTGAACCATGCAGTCGTGCAACTCCGGCTCACAGAGTACGCGGCTGAGACCAGCGAAGATGATCCAGTGCTGACCACCGAAAAAGCGGCGCAACTTGCGGGGGTCAGCCGGCCCTACATGGTCAAGCTGATCGACTCAGGCGTGGTTCAACTTCACCAAAAAGTTGGCAATCAGCGTCGTGTTTTGCGCAGCGCCATCATCCGCTGGCAAGCTGCCGAGCGTAAGCGGCAGGCAAGCGCGCTCAAGCGCCTGGCCAAAGACCTGGACCAGGAAATCTTTTCATCGTGA
- a CDS encoding PIN domain-containing protein produces the protein MSIPVVADADTLFAATTRALLIYLDYEGLIKLHWSPLILDEVSWALTETGRKRTLEEARASVTRMSDALPNAMVSKKDVHAQFHSVVGAVRSAKDTHVAACAHCLVAAEAYPGSPVVALVSRNTKDFKKAALAQLGIALHSPDNFLDELTAARPNGVAAAFRRFRLDLASSPTPKVLLERLDRDGLAMAAARLLQLHQAKSATL, from the coding sequence GTGAGCATTCCCGTCGTGGCTGATGCCGATACGCTATTCGCGGCCACGACACGCGCGCTGCTGATCTACCTTGACTATGAAGGGCTTATCAAGCTGCACTGGTCACCGTTGATCCTCGATGAGGTCTCCTGGGCGCTAACCGAAACCGGACGCAAGCGAACACTTGAAGAAGCTCGGGCTAGCGTTACGCGCATGTCCGACGCCTTGCCCAATGCGATGGTGTCCAAGAAAGACGTACATGCGCAGTTCCATTCAGTCGTCGGGGCTGTTCGGTCCGCCAAAGATACGCATGTTGCGGCTTGCGCCCATTGCTTGGTAGCCGCTGAAGCCTATCCCGGGAGTCCAGTGGTCGCGCTGGTCTCACGCAACACTAAAGATTTCAAGAAAGCTGCGCTCGCCCAACTGGGCATCGCTCTGCACAGCCCGGACAATTTCTTGGATGAGTTGACCGCAGCGCGCCCGAACGGAGTCGCAGCGGCATTCCGCCGATTCCGCTTGGATCTGGCTTCCTCACCCACACCGAAAGTGTTACTCGAACGTTTGGATCGCGACGGGCTGGCGATGGCCGCTGCGCGTCTACTGCAACTACACCAGGCGAAGTCGGCCACGCTATAG
- a CDS encoding TauD/TfdA family dioxygenase has translation MSAVLNRIEVLPQSGWTGAEIQGVDLRHPLPEEHVEAIRAALNKWKVVYFRDQFLTHAQQIAFGKQFGDVTPGHPYEGDAAPKGHPEIHTVSPQAYNQRYGKSYTRKQGANGPGWHADVTPLINPPSYSILRAEVVPPFSGDTQFTNVAAAYQGLSEPIRRLIDGLRAEHRFGSNYNAERSDERIGEWVRNKPLASVHPVVRVHPLTGERVIYVNPSFTKHIVGVSPRESRYLLDLLFDQIQQPEYTDRFRWKPGSVAFWDNRAVLHLAPRDFEHLDFERVLHRITLVGEVPVGVDGKPSESISGDPFLAA, from the coding sequence ATGAGTGCTGTACTGAACCGTATCGAAGTACTCCCCCAATCCGGCTGGACCGGCGCCGAGATCCAAGGCGTTGACCTGCGCCACCCGCTGCCCGAAGAGCACGTCGAGGCCATCCGCGCTGCGCTGAACAAGTGGAAGGTGGTGTACTTCCGCGACCAGTTTCTCACGCACGCGCAGCAGATCGCGTTCGGCAAGCAGTTCGGCGACGTGACACCGGGCCACCCGTACGAAGGCGATGCCGCGCCGAAGGGCCATCCCGAAATCCACACCGTGTCGCCGCAGGCCTACAACCAGCGCTACGGCAAGAGCTACACGCGCAAGCAAGGCGCCAACGGCCCCGGCTGGCATGCCGACGTCACGCCGCTGATCAATCCACCGTCATATTCCATCCTGCGTGCCGAAGTGGTGCCGCCCTTTAGCGGCGACACGCAGTTCACCAATGTCGCCGCAGCCTACCAGGGACTCTCGGAACCTATCCGCCGCCTGATCGACGGTCTGCGCGCGGAACATCGCTTCGGCTCCAACTACAACGCGGAACGCAGTGACGAGCGCATCGGCGAATGGGTGCGTAACAAGCCGCTGGCCTCGGTCCATCCCGTAGTGCGGGTCCATCCCCTGACCGGCGAGCGGGTGATCTACGTCAATCCCAGTTTCACCAAGCACATCGTCGGCGTGTCGCCACGCGAATCGCGTTATCTGCTGGATCTTCTGTTCGACCAGATCCAGCAGCCGGAATACACCGATCGCTTCCGCTGGAAGCCGGGCAGCGTGGCCTTCTGGGACAACCGCGCTGTCCTGCACCTGGCGCCGCGCGACTTCGAGCACCTGGACTTCGAACGAGTGCTCCATCGCATCACCCTGGTCGGTGAAGTGCCGGTGGGCGTGGACGGCAAGCCTTCGGAGTCCATCTCCGGCGATCCTTTCCTGGCGGCGTAA
- a CDS encoding ABC transporter permease, whose product MAAVITAAADAGRLKSGGVAPPGANRPVERDVVHAAPVALVDPRTQAPRAADASRVPRVLQRLLGPLVLIAVWQALTTFEVFDPRTTPAPLTVLRTAAELASSGALAENLAASLLLVIKGLTLGIAIGLAAALSSGLSRAGENIVDANMEILRAVPNFALLPILIAWFGIDDLSKVLLITLHVAVCIYINTYSAIRSVDSTLIEAARCLGVKRAELIGAVILPGALPGFLVGLRLALTGAWLSLIFAETINAPVGLGRMMSDAREYFRVDVIFVLLAIYALLGLLSLAVVRFLESRLLAWRRSYDGG is encoded by the coding sequence ATGGCGGCCGTCATCACCGCCGCTGCCGACGCAGGCCGGCTCAAATCCGGCGGTGTGGCGCCGCCGGGCGCTAACCGGCCGGTCGAGCGCGACGTTGTTCACGCCGCGCCCGTAGCCTTGGTGGATCCACGCACGCAGGCTCCCCGGGCAGCGGATGCAAGCCGGGTGCCGCGCGTGCTGCAACGCCTGCTCGGCCCGCTCGTGCTGATCGCCGTCTGGCAGGCACTGACGACCTTCGAAGTCTTCGACCCCCGCACGACGCCGGCGCCGCTCACGGTCCTGCGGACGGCGGCTGAACTGGCCAGCAGTGGCGCGCTGGCCGAGAATCTCGCGGCGTCCCTGTTGCTGGTGATCAAGGGCCTGACCCTGGGCATCGCCATCGGGCTGGCGGCGGCGCTGTCTTCCGGGCTTTCGCGTGCCGGCGAGAACATCGTCGACGCCAATATGGAGATCCTGCGCGCGGTGCCGAATTTCGCGCTGCTGCCGATATTGATCGCCTGGTTCGGCATCGACGATCTTTCCAAAGTGCTCCTGATCACCCTGCACGTGGCCGTGTGCATCTACATCAACACGTACAGTGCGATACGCAGCGTGGACAGCACGCTGATCGAAGCCGCCCGCTGCCTGGGTGTCAAGCGTGCCGAGTTGATCGGCGCGGTTATCTTGCCCGGCGCCTTGCCGGGTTTCCTGGTGGGCCTGCGGCTGGCACTTACTGGCGCATGGCTGTCCCTTATCTTCGCCGAGACCATCAACGCGCCGGTTGGCCTGGGCCGCATGATGAGCGACGCAAGGGAATATTTCCGCGTCGACGTCATTTTCGTGCTGCTGGCTATCTACGCGCTGCTGGGACTGCTGTCACTGGCGGTGGTCCGTTTCCTAGAGTCGCGCCTGCTGGCGTGGCGCCGGTCCTACGATGGCGGCTGA
- a CDS encoding ABC transporter ATP-binding protein, whose amino-acid sequence MAADPLLHTASDASSPVVSLRRLTKAFGDHAVLRDLSLDIGPAEFVALLGRSGSGKSTLLRVLGALDGDVTGDILVPSQRAIVFQEARLFPWHRVLRNVLMGLPRSPEFRERALSALQEVGLSHRLRAWPRTLSGGEAQRVALARALVRAPQLLLLDEPFGALDALTRLRMHGLLRDLYARHRPAVLLVTHDVDEALQLADRVLVLHEGRIALDARVDLPVHQRHTDPRFPVLRARLLSELGVAQD is encoded by the coding sequence ATGGCGGCTGACCCTCTGCTGCACACGGCGAGCGACGCCAGTTCGCCGGTGGTTTCCCTGCGCCGGCTGACCAAGGCCTTCGGCGACCATGCGGTCTTGCGCGACTTGTCGCTGGATATCGGCCCCGCCGAGTTCGTCGCCCTGCTCGGGCGCAGCGGCTCCGGCAAGAGCACCTTGCTGCGCGTGCTGGGCGCTTTGGATGGCGACGTCACCGGCGACATCCTGGTGCCCAGCCAACGCGCGATCGTGTTCCAGGAAGCGCGCCTGTTCCCTTGGCATCGGGTGCTGCGCAATGTGCTGATGGGTCTGCCGCGCAGCCCGGAGTTCCGCGAGCGGGCCTTGTCCGCGTTGCAGGAAGTGGGCCTGTCGCATCGGCTGCGGGCCTGGCCGCGCACGCTGTCGGGTGGCGAGGCGCAACGCGTCGCGCTGGCGCGCGCCCTGGTGCGCGCGCCGCAACTGCTGTTGCTGGATGAGCCCTTCGGCGCGCTGGACGCGCTGACGCGCTTGCGCATGCACGGGCTGCTGCGCGACCTGTACGCGCGTCACCGTCCTGCCGTCCTGTTGGTGACACACGACGTGGATGAAGCGCTGCAGCTGGCGGATCGTGTGCTGGTCTTGCACGAAGGGCGCATTGCCCTGGATGCCCGTGTCGACCTGCCCGTGCATCAGCGCCATACCGATCCCCGCTTTCCCGTGTTGCGGGCCCGCTTGCTGAGCGAGCTGGGCGTCGCACAGGACTGA